A DNA window from Sporosarcina sp. ANT_H38 contains the following coding sequences:
- a CDS encoding SLOG family protein gives MLKRLVVTGYKPHELGIFDDKHPGVRFIKKALEKRLVALLDDGLEWVITSGQLGIETWAAEVVIDLKKEYTDLKYAIITPFTDQEKNWNDMKKEKYHSIITRADYHTSLTKRPYEAPWQFIEKDKFFMRNSDGMLIVYDEENDGSPRFVKKSAEKHAERSDYQVLTISADDLQVIAEEEQMDEWQ, from the coding sequence ATTCTCAAACGATTGGTGGTCACGGGTTATAAACCCCATGAACTCGGCATTTTTGACGACAAGCATCCAGGCGTCCGATTTATAAAAAAAGCATTAGAAAAACGGCTCGTAGCCTTACTGGATGACGGGTTGGAGTGGGTAATTACAAGCGGCCAACTAGGAATTGAAACATGGGCGGCAGAGGTAGTGATTGACCTAAAAAAAGAATATACGGATTTGAAATATGCCATTATTACTCCTTTCACAGACCAAGAGAAAAATTGGAACGATATGAAAAAGGAAAAGTATCATTCAATTATCACAAGGGCCGATTATCATACAAGTCTTACGAAAAGACCCTATGAAGCTCCTTGGCAATTTATTGAAAAAGATAAGTTTTTTATGCGCAATTCTGATGGAATGCTCATTGTCTACGATGAGGAAAATGATGGATCTCCCAGATTCGTTAAAAAGTCTGCCGAAAAGCATGCGGAACGCTCCGACTATCAAGTTCTAACAATTTCTGCAGACGACTTACAAGTGATTGCGGAAGAAGAGCAAATGGATGAATGGCAATAA
- a CDS encoding gamma-glutamyl-gamma-aminobutyrate hydrolase family protein has product MKPVIGITTDVGEDGKSILKNTYVQAVIRAGGLPMIVPVGVEEDVAQLVAMLDGILLSGGSDINPMLFNEEPHAHLGEVSPSRDSIELELTRRMLETGKPILGICRGLQVLNVAVGGTVYQDLHKQNDGPILQHMQKAPNTHLSHYVQVEKGSLLESIAGSERIQVNSFHHQSLKDVPPFFKVTGVASDGIIEAIESTDKQFVFGVQWHPEALSVTGDAISLRIFERFISACAN; this is encoded by the coding sequence ATGAAACCAGTTATTGGTATAACGACAGATGTTGGGGAAGACGGGAAAAGTATATTAAAAAACACATATGTGCAAGCCGTTATTCGGGCTGGTGGATTGCCGATGATTGTTCCGGTTGGGGTAGAGGAGGACGTTGCTCAACTGGTCGCAATGCTTGATGGTATTCTATTGTCTGGGGGAAGTGACATCAATCCGATGTTGTTTAATGAGGAGCCACATGCACATCTCGGAGAAGTTTCGCCAAGCAGGGATTCAATTGAGCTTGAACTTACGCGTAGGATGCTAGAAACGGGCAAACCGATTCTAGGTATTTGTAGAGGACTTCAAGTGCTGAACGTTGCTGTTGGTGGAACGGTGTATCAAGATCTTCATAAACAAAACGACGGACCAATTCTCCAGCATATGCAAAAGGCACCCAACACGCATCTTTCCCATTATGTTCAAGTGGAAAAAGGAAGTTTGCTTGAATCGATTGCGGGGAGTGAACGCATTCAGGTGAATTCGTTTCATCATCAATCGTTAAAGGATGTACCGCCATTTTTCAAAGTTACCGGTGTGGCGAGCGATGGAATTATAGAGGCAATTGAAAGTACGGACAAACAATTCGTATTCGGCGTTCAATGGCATCCCGAAGCATTGTCGGTAACTGGAGATGCTATTTCCTTACGGATATTTGAAAGATTTATAAGTGCGTGTGCTAACTAG
- a CDS encoding glycerophosphodiester phosphodiesterase, which produces MNIYAHRGSSGTHPENTLAAFREAARLPIYGVEFDVHLTKDGELVVIHDETIARTSDSTGFVKDMTLAELKAFDFGSWFSDEFQDETIPLLQEVLEIFSETSHHLNIELKSDIFPYEGMAEKAVAMVQKMKLDARTVISSFDHEAVQTVKKIAPNIETAALFMEVLVDPLNYLRNIPADALHISLPSAVRPSMRNVVEDGVAVRVFTVNEEKYVETLNKVGITGIFTDYPEKMMIYLNRKS; this is translated from the coding sequence TTGAATATTTACGCACATCGCGGTTCATCAGGAACACATCCAGAAAATACACTCGCAGCGTTCCGTGAAGCTGCCCGTCTTCCCATTTACGGAGTAGAATTCGACGTTCATTTGACGAAAGACGGTGAGCTGGTTGTCATTCATGATGAAACAATAGCTAGAACATCCGACAGCACAGGTTTCGTAAAAGATATGACACTTGCAGAGTTAAAGGCATTTGATTTTGGTAGCTGGTTTTCTGATGAATTTCAAGATGAAACCATTCCGTTATTACAAGAAGTGCTCGAAATTTTTTCCGAGACTTCCCACCATCTGAATATCGAACTAAAATCGGATATTTTTCCTTACGAGGGGATGGCGGAGAAAGCTGTTGCAATGGTTCAGAAAATGAAGCTCGATGCACGTACCGTTATTTCATCATTTGATCACGAAGCAGTTCAGACAGTAAAAAAAATTGCACCAAACATCGAAACTGCCGCTTTGTTCATGGAAGTGTTAGTCGATCCACTCAATTATTTACGAAATATTCCTGCTGATGCACTCCATATTTCATTACCATCAGCTGTCCGTCCATCTATGAGAAATGTGGTAGAAGACGGAGTCGCTGTTCGTGTTTTCACAGTTAATGAAGAAAAGTATGTAGAAACACTGAACAAAGTTGGTATTACCGGTATTTTCACGGATTATCCAGAAAAAATGATGATTTATTTGAATAGAAAAAGCTGA
- a CDS encoding thioredoxin family protein, whose product MEKLQSMEQFDKLKNEERTMFMFSADWCSDCRVIEPLLPGIEADYPEYSFILVDRDEFIDLCGDLDIFGIPSFIAFHSGVEAGRFVSKDRKSQTEIEEFINSLSA is encoded by the coding sequence ATGGAAAAACTACAATCAATGGAACAATTCGACAAACTGAAAAATGAGGAGAGAACAATGTTCATGTTTTCTGCAGATTGGTGCTCTGACTGCCGAGTAATTGAGCCGTTATTACCTGGAATCGAAGCAGATTACCCAGAATATAGTTTCATCCTTGTTGACCGTGATGAGTTTATAGATCTATGTGGAGACCTTGATATTTTTGGAATCCCGAGTTTTATCGCGTTCCATAGTGGTGTTGAAGCGGGTCGCTTTGTTAGTAAAGACCGCAAATCTCAAACGGAAATTGAAGAATTTATTAACAGTCTTTCTGCTTAA